In Blautia sp. SC05B48, a single genomic region encodes these proteins:
- a CDS encoding flavodoxin family protein, protein MKITMVHGQNHKGSTYHIGKMLADKLGGEVTEFFLPKDFGHFCIGCNQCIVKDEKLCPYYKELKPLTDAIDSADVIILTSPVYVYHCTGSMKAWLDHYGYRWMLHRPNPDMFSKQGVCISTAAGAGTKWTNKDMADSMFFWGMGKIYRYGTAVHAINYKSISPEKMAEIEKATDKLAEKIRKNYGHVKPVLKTKTYFEVMRKLVKSGWNEVDVAYWKEHGWTEKARPWR, encoded by the coding sequence ATGAAGATCACAATGGTGCATGGGCAGAACCATAAAGGTTCTACTTATCATATAGGAAAAATGCTGGCAGACAAGCTGGGTGGAGAAGTGACAGAGTTTTTTCTGCCAAAAGATTTCGGGCATTTCTGCATTGGATGTAACCAGTGTATTGTGAAGGATGAGAAGCTTTGCCCATATTATAAAGAACTGAAACCGCTGACAGATGCCATTGACAGCGCAGATGTGATCATTCTTACAAGTCCGGTATATGTTTATCACTGTACCGGTTCCATGAAAGCATGGCTGGATCACTATGGCTACCGATGGATGCTGCACAGGCCAAACCCGGATATGTTTTCCAAACAGGGAGTCTGTATTTCTACCGCAGCAGGTGCCGGAACGAAATGGACCAACAAAGATATGGCAGACAGTATGTTTTTCTGGGGAATGGGAAAGATATACAGGTACGGTACTGCCGTTCATGCCATAAATTATAAATCAATTTCTCCGGAAAAGATGGCGGAGATTGAGAAAGCGACCGATAAGCTGGCAGAAAAAATCCGTAAGAACTATGGCCATGTAAAACCGGTGTTGAAGACCAAAACATATTTCGAGGTGATGCGTAAGCTTGTAAAAAGTGGATGGAATGAAGTGGATGTGGCTTACTGGAAGGAACACGGGTGGACAGAAAAGGCCAGACCCTGGAGGTAA
- the rpsL gene encoding 30S ribosomal protein S12, whose product MPTFNQLVRKGRQTAVKKSTAPALQKTYNSLRKKAVDQAAPQKRGVCTAVKTATPKKPNSALRKIARVRLSNGIEVTSYIPGEGHNLQEHSVVLIRGGRVKDLPGTRYHIIRGTLDTAGVANRKQARSKYGAKRPKVKK is encoded by the coding sequence ATGCCAACATTCAACCAGTTAGTAAGAAAGGGCCGTCAGACAGCTGTTAAGAAATCTACAGCACCGGCTCTGCAGAAAACATACAACTCTTTAAGAAAGAAAGCAGTTGATCAGGCTGCTCCACAGAAACGTGGTGTTTGTACTGCTGTTAAAACAGCTACTCCTAAAAAGCCTAACTCAGCTCTTAGAAAGATCGCCAGAGTTCGTCTTTCCAACGGTATCGAGGTAACAAGTTATATTCCAGGAGAGGGTCACAACCTTCAGGAGCATAGCGTTGTTCTTATCCGTGGAGGAAGAGTTAAGGACTTACCTGGTACAAGATACCACATCATCAGAGGTACTCTTGATACCGCAGGTGTCGCTAACAGAAAACAGGCTCGTTCCAAATACGGAGCTAAGAGACCTAAAGTTAAAAAATAA
- the rpsG gene encoding 30S ribosomal protein S7, which produces MPRKGHTQKRDVLADPMYNNKVVTKLINNIMLDGKKGVAQKIVYGAFARVEEKAGKPAIEVFEEAMNNIMPVLEVKARRIGGATYQVPIEVRADRRQALALRWLTMFSRKRGEKTMEERLANELLDAMNNTGASVKRKEDMHKMAEANKAFAHYRF; this is translated from the coding sequence GTGCCACGTAAAGGACATACTCAGAAAAGAGACGTTCTGGCTGACCCGATGTACAATAACAAAGTGGTTACCAAACTTATCAATAACATCATGTTAGACGGTAAGAAAGGTGTTGCTCAGAAAATTGTATACGGTGCATTCGCCAGAGTAGAGGAAAAAGCTGGTAAACCAGCAATTGAAGTATTTGAAGAGGCTATGAACAACATCATGCCAGTTCTCGAGGTAAAAGCAAGACGTATCGGTGGTGCTACTTATCAGGTTCCGATCGAGGTAAGAGCAGACAGACGTCAGGCACTTGCTCTTCGTTGGCTTACAATGTTCTCACGTAAGAGAGGCGAGAAGACAATGGAAGAAAGACTGGCTAATGAGCTTCTGGACGCAATGAACAACACAGGTGCATCCGTTAAGAGAAAAGAAGACATGCATAAGATGGCTGAGGCAAATAAAGCATTTGCTCACTATCGCTTCTAA
- the fusA gene encoding elongation factor G, translated as MAHIDAGKTTLTERILYYTGVNYKIGDTHEGTATMDWMEQEQERGITITSAATTCHWTLEENCKPKPGALEHRINIIDTPGHVDFTVEVERSLRVLDGAVGVFCAKGGVEPQSENVWRQADTYNVPRMAFINKMDILGANFYGAVEQIKTRLGKNAICLQLPIGKEDDFKGIIDLFEMKAYIYNDDKGDDISIVDIPEDMQEDAELYHTELVEKICELDDDLMMEYLEGDEPSVDRLKAVLRKATCECTAVPVCCGSAYRNKGVQKLLDAILEYMPAPTDIPAIKGVDLDGNEVERHSSDDEPFSALAFKIMTDPFVGKLAYFRVYSGTMNSGSYVLNATKDKKERVGRILQMHANKRMELDKVYSGDIAAAIGFKFTTTGDTICDEQHPVILESMEFPEPVIELAIEPKTKAGQGKLGEALAKLAEEDPTFRAHTDQETGQTIIAGMGELHLDIIVDRLLREFKVEANVGAPQVAYKETITKPVDVDSKYAKQSGGRGQYGHCKVKFEPMDANGEELYKFESTVVGGAIPKEYIPAVGEGIEEAMKAGILGGFPVVGVHANVYDGSYHEVDSSEMAFHIAGSLAFKDAMQKAAPVLLEPIMKVEVTTPEDYMGDVIGDINSRRGRIEGMEDIGGGKMIRGYVPLSEMFGYATDLRSRTQGRGNYSMFFEKYEQVPKSVQEKILSKKD; from the coding sequence ATGGCGCATATCGATGCTGGTAAAACAACTCTTACAGAGCGTATTCTTTATTATACAGGTGTTAACTACAAGATCGGTGATACTCATGAAGGTACAGCAACAATGGACTGGATGGAGCAGGAGCAGGAGCGTGGTATCACAATCACATCCGCTGCTACAACATGTCACTGGACTCTTGAGGAGAACTGCAAACCAAAGCCAGGTGCTCTTGAGCATCGTATCAACATCATTGATACACCAGGACACGTAGACTTCACTGTTGAGGTTGAGCGTTCCCTTCGTGTACTTGATGGTGCTGTCGGCGTTTTCTGTGCTAAGGGTGGTGTTGAGCCGCAGTCAGAGAACGTATGGCGTCAGGCTGATACCTACAATGTACCTCGTATGGCATTCATCAACAAGATGGATATCCTTGGTGCAAACTTCTACGGTGCAGTAGAGCAGATCAAGACTCGTCTTGGTAAAAATGCTATCTGCCTTCAGCTTCCAATCGGAAAAGAGGATGACTTCAAAGGAATCATCGACCTTTTCGAGATGAAAGCATACATCTACAATGATGACAAGGGCGACGATATCTCTATCGTTGATATCCCGGAGGATATGCAGGAAGATGCAGAACTTTATCATACAGAGCTGGTCGAGAAGATCTGCGAGCTGGATGATGACCTCATGATGGAGTATCTTGAGGGAGATGAGCCTTCTGTAGACAGACTGAAAGCTGTCCTCAGAAAAGCTACATGTGAGTGTACAGCAGTACCGGTTTGCTGCGGTTCCGCTTACAGAAACAAAGGTGTTCAGAAACTTCTGGATGCAATCCTTGAGTACATGCCGGCTCCTACAGATATCCCGGCTATCAAGGGCGTTGACCTTGACGGCAACGAAGTTGAGAGACATTCATCTGATGATGAGCCGTTCTCCGCTCTTGCATTCAAGATCATGACTGACCCATTCGTAGGAAAACTTGCTTATTTCCGTGTTTATTCAGGAACAATGAACTCCGGTTCTTATGTACTGAATGCCACAAAAGATAAAAAAGAGCGTGTTGGACGTATCCTTCAGATGCACGCTAACAAACGTATGGAGCTGGACAAAGTTTACTCCGGAGATATCGCTGCAGCGATCGGATTCAAATTCACTACAACAGGTGATACAATCTGTGACGAGCAGCATCCGGTAATCCTTGAGTCCATGGAGTTCCCGGAGCCAGTTATCGAGCTCGCTATCGAGCCTAAGACAAAAGCTGGACAGGGCAAACTTGGTGAGGCACTTGCTAAGCTTGCTGAGGAGGACCCGACATTCCGTGCTCATACAGATCAGGAAACAGGACAGACCATTATCGCTGGTATGGGTGAGCTTCACCTGGATATCATCGTTGACCGTCTTCTTCGTGAGTTCAAGGTTGAGGCTAACGTAGGTGCACCTCAGGTTGCTTACAAAGAGACAATCACCAAACCTGTTGATGTAGACAGCAAGTATGCAAAACAGTCTGGTGGTCGTGGACAGTATGGTCACTGTAAAGTTAAATTCGAGCCTATGGATGCCAACGGAGAAGAGCTGTACAAGTTCGAGTCCACAGTTGTTGGTGGTGCTATTCCGAAGGAATACATCCCGGCAGTTGGCGAAGGTATCGAGGAAGCTATGAAAGCTGGTATCCTCGGAGGATTCCCGGTAGTTGGTGTACATGCTAATGTATACGACGGTTCTTACCATGAAGTCGATTCTTCTGAGATGGCATTCCACATTGCAGGTTCTCTTGCATTTAAGGATGCTATGCAGAAAGCAGCTCCGGTACTTCTTGAGCCAATCATGAAGGTCGAAGTTACTACACCAGAGGATTACATGGGTGACGTTATCGGTGATATCAACTCCCGTCGTGGACGTATCGAGGGTATGGAAGATATCGGCGGCGGTAAGATGATCCGTGGATATGTTCCGCTTTCCGAGATGTTCGGATATGCTACAGACCTTCGTTCCAGAACACAGGGACGTGGTAACTACTCTATGTTCTTCGAGAAATATGAGCAGGTTCCGAAGTCTGTACAGGAGAAGATCCTTTCTAAGAAGGACTGA
- the tuf gene encoding elongation factor Tu, producing the protein MAKAKFERTKPHCNIGTIGHVDHGKTTLTAAITKVLSERVAGNTATDFANIDKAPEERERGITISTAHVEYETEHRHYAHVDCPGHADYVKNMITGAAQMDGAILVVAATDGVMAQTKEHILLSRQVGVPYIVVFMNKCDMVDDEELLELVEMEIRELLSEYDFPGDDIPVIQGSALKALEDPSSEWGDKIMELMDAVDSYIPDPQRDTDKPFVMPVEDVFSITGRGTVATGRVEAGVLHVSDEVEIVGIKEETRKVVVTGIEMFRKLLDEAQAGDNIGALLRGVQRNEIERGQVLAKPGTLTCHTKFTAQVYVLTKDEGGRHTPFFNNYRPQFYFRTTDVTGVCNLPEGTEMCMPGDNIEMTIELIHPIAMSQGLTFAIREGGRTVGSGRVATIIE; encoded by the coding sequence ATGGCAAAGGCTAAGTTTGAGAGAACAAAACCGCATTGTAACATTGGTACCATCGGACACGTTGACCATGGTAAAACAACTTTAACAGCAGCTATCACAAAAGTTCTGTCTGAGAGAGTAGCAGGAAACACAGCTACAGATTTCGCTAATATCGATAAAGCTCCAGAGGAAAGAGAGCGTGGTATCACAATTTCTACAGCACACGTTGAGTATGAGACAGAGCATAGACACTATGCACACGTTGACTGCCCAGGACATGCTGACTACGTTAAGAACATGATCACAGGTGCAGCTCAGATGGATGGTGCTATCCTTGTTGTTGCTGCTACAGACGGTGTTATGGCTCAGACTAAAGAGCATATCCTTCTTTCCCGTCAGGTAGGTGTTCCTTACATCGTTGTATTCATGAACAAATGTGATATGGTAGACGATGAGGAGCTTCTTGAGCTCGTAGAGATGGAGATCCGTGAGCTTCTTTCCGAGTATGACTTCCCAGGAGATGACATCCCGGTTATCCAGGGTTCTGCTCTTAAAGCACTTGAGGATCCGAGCAGCGAGTGGGGCGACAAGATCATGGAGCTTATGGATGCTGTTGACAGCTACATTCCAGACCCACAGCGTGACACAGATAAGCCGTTCGTTATGCCTGTAGAGGATGTATTCTCTATCACAGGACGTGGTACAGTTGCAACTGGTAGAGTTGAGGCTGGTGTTCTTCACGTATCTGATGAGGTTGAGATCGTTGGTATCAAAGAAGAGACTCGTAAAGTTGTTGTAACTGGTATCGAGATGTTCCGTAAACTTCTTGATGAGGCTCAGGCTGGTGATAACATCGGAGCACTTCTTCGTGGTGTTCAGAGAAACGAGATCGAGCGTGGACAGGTTCTTGCTAAACCAGGAACACTTACATGCCATACAAAATTCACAGCTCAGGTTTACGTTCTGACTAAAGACGAGGGTGGCCGTCATACACCATTCTTCAACAACTATCGTCCGCAGTTCTACTTCAGAACAACAGACGTAACAGGTGTTTGCAACCTTCCAGAGGGAACAGAGATGTGCATGCCTGGAGATAACATCGAGATGACAATCGAGCTGATTCATCCGATCGCTATGAGCCAGGGTCTTACATTCGCTATCCGCGAGGGTGGACGTACTGTAGGATCAGGACGTGTTGCTACAATCATCGAGTAA